From one Culex quinquefasciatus strain JHB chromosome 3, VPISU_Cqui_1.0_pri_paternal, whole genome shotgun sequence genomic stretch:
- the LOC6038874 gene encoding catalase, translating into MSRNPAENQLNLHRNNLKESNTSVTSNGAPVGTKTATVTAGERGPVLLQDVHFLDELAHFDRERIPERVVHAKGGGAFGYFEVTHDITKFCAAKVFEKVGKKTPMAVRFSTVGGESGSADTARDPRGFALKFYTEDGVWDLVGNNTPIFFIRDPILFPSFIHTQKRNPATHLKDADMFWDFISLRPETTHQVMFLFADRGTPDGFRFMNGYGSHTFKMVNAAGNPIWCKFHFKTDQGIKNLDAKRADELAGSDPDYAIRDLYNSIAKGEFPSWTLYIQVMTFEQAEKTSFNPFDLTKVWPQGEYPLIPVGKMVLDRNPSNYFAEVEQIAFAPSHLIPGIEPSPDKMLQGRLFSYADTHRHRLGANYQQLPVNCPYRVSIKNYQRDGPMNSTDNQGGAPNYYPNSFGGPEPSVFAHKLQNTQQPCAGTIHRFETPDDDNFSQATVFYRQVLDQAARQRLVDNIVGHLKNASQFIQERAVKNFAQVDADFGRLLNEGLKLQRSAKM; encoded by the coding sequence GAGAGCAACACCTCCGTCACGAGCAATGGCGCCCCGGTCGGAACGAAGACGGCCACGGTGACCGCCGGCGAGCGCGGTCCGGTGCTGCTGCAGGACGTGCACTTCCTGGACGAGTTGGCCCACTTTGATCGGGAGCGCATTCCGGAGCGTGTGGTCCACGCCAAGGGTGGCGGCGCGTTCGGTTACTTCGAGGTGACGCACGACATCACCAAGTTCTGCGCGGCCAAGGTGTTCGAGAAGGTCGGCAAGAAGACCCCGATGGCGGTGCGCTTCTCGACTGTGGGCGGTGAAAGTGGTTCGGCCGATACGGCCCGTGACCCGCGCGGTTTCGCCCTGAAGTTCTACACCGAGGATGGCGTGTGGGATTTGGTGGGAAACAACACCCCGATCTTCTTCATCCGTGACCCGATCCTGTTCCCGAGCTTCATCCACACCCAGAAGCGTAACCCGGCGACTCACCTCAAGGATGCGGATATGTTCTGGGACTTTATCTCGCTGCGGCCGGAAACGACTCACCAGGTGATGTTCCTGTTCGCCGATCGTGGTACTCCGGACGGTTTCCGGTTCATGAACGGATACGGATCGCACACCTTTAAGATGGTCAACGCCGCCGGCAATCCAATCTGGTGCAAGTTCCACTTCAAGACCGACCAGGGCATCAAGAACCTGGACGCCAAGCGTGCCGATGAACTGGCCGGTTCCGATCCGGACTACGCTATCCGTGATCTGTACAATTCGATCGCCAAGGGAGAATTCCCCAGCTGGACGCTGTACATCCAAGTGATGACCTTCGAGCAAGCCGAGAAGACCAGCTTCAATCCGTTCGACCTCACCAAGGTTTGGCCTCAGGGCGAATACCCGCTGATCCCAGTCGGTAAAATGGTCCTCGATCGCAACCCAAGCAACTACTTTGCCGAAGTCGAGCAGATCGCGTTTGCTCCGTCTCACCTTATCCCCGGTATCGAACCATCCCCGGACAAGATGCTCCAGGGTCGTCTGTTCTCGTACGCCGATACCCATCGTCACCGCCTCGGAGCCAACTACCAGCAGCTGCCGGTCAACTGCCCGTATCGCGTGTCGATCAAGAACTACCAGCGTGACGGTCCGATGAACAGCACCGACAACCAGGGAGGCGCCCCCAACTACTACCCGAACTCGTTCGGCGGTCCGGAACCAAGTGTGTTCGCCCACAAGCTGCAGAACACCCAGCAGCCGTGTGCCGGAACCATCCATCGTTTCGAAACCCCCGACGACGACAACTTCTCCCAGGCCACCGTGTTCTACCGCCAGGTGCTGGACCAGGCAGCCCGTCAACGTCTGGTGGACAACATTGTCGGCCATCTGAAGAATGCCTCGCAGTTCATCCAGGAGCGTGCCGTCAAGAACTTTGCCCAGGTTGATGCCGATTTCGGACGTCTGCTGAACGAGGGCCTGAAGCTGCAGCGCTCGGCCAAGATGTAA
- the LOC119769286 gene encoding uncharacterized protein LOC119769286: MLETLDYKYIDALTCTSLLQEEFILIKDYKDEDGLILKKGARVVALGKEFILIKDYKDEDGLILKKGARVVALGKEFILIKDYKDEDGLILKKGARVVALGRTADSKLEQVGYATSDGRSRTYLPLAVLGRYQPPPTPVCAIGYCTRSGPVYKCTGAIKLDR; encoded by the exons atgctggaaacccttgactATAAATACATTGATGCTCTAACATGTACGTCTCTTTTACAAGAAGAATTCATACTCATCAAAGACTACAAAGACGAAGACGGGCTCATCCTGAAGAAGGGAGCGAGGGTTGTCGCATTGGGCA AAGAATTCATACTCATCAAAGACTACAAAGACGAAGACGGACTCATCCTGAAGAAGGGAGCGAGGGTTGTCGCATTGGGCA AAGAATTCATACTCATCAAAGACTACAAAGACGAAGACGGGCTCATCCTGAAGAAGGGAGCGAGGGTTGTCGCATTGGGCAGGACAGCAGATTCCAAGCTGGAGCAAGTAGGATATGCCACCAGCGACGGCCGTTCCCGAACCTATCTGCCGCTCGCGGTCCTTGGTAGATATCAACCACCGCCAACGCCCGTATGTGCAATCGGGTACTGTACACGATCTGGCCCCGTATACAAATGCACAGGAGCAATCAAGTTAGATAGATAA